One stretch of Bombina bombina isolate aBomBom1 chromosome 7, aBomBom1.pri, whole genome shotgun sequence DNA includes these proteins:
- the HESX1 gene encoding homeobox expressed in ES cells 1, which translates to MSSTFQKGSIFAENRISQCSFSIDHILGLDKKKDFSPTLSKPHRPWMDRCDKKGAVDTHCWRIPVFTYDVPIKMNAVQQSTEKETTMSYEKCCPGLDRLTYKRELSWYRGRRPRTAFTRNQIEILENVFRVNSYPGIDIREELANKLALDEDRIQIWFQNRRAKLKRSHRESQFLMVKDSLTPQIQE; encoded by the exons ATGTCTTCAACTTTTCAGAAAGGTTCTATTTTTGCAGAGAACAGAATCTCGCAGTGTTCATTTTCAATTGATCACATTTTGGGATTAGACAAGAAAAAGGATTTTTCACCAACACTTTCCAAGCCTCATAGGCCATGGATGGACCGATGTGACAAAAAAG gagcAGTTGATACCCATTGTTGGCGGATCCCTGTGTTTACATATGACGTACCAATAAAAATGAATGCAGTGCAGCAATCTACAGAAAAAGAAACAACAATGAGCTATGAGAAATGTTGCCCAGGACTGGATCGGCTAACTTATAAACGGGAATTAAGTTGGTACCGAGGGAGAAGACCAAGGACAGCTTTCACAAGAAATCAG ATCGAAATACTGGAGAATGTTTTCAGAGTAAATTCCTATCCAGGTATTGATATCAGGGAGGAGCTTGCGAACAAACTAGCACTAGATGAAGACAGGATACAG ATTTGGTTCCAGAACCGTCGTGCAAAACTCAAAAGATCCCATCGTGAATCACAGTTCCTAATGGTCAAAGACTCATTAACTCCACAAATACAAGAATAA